In a genomic window of Pseudomonas putida:
- a CDS encoding EAL domain-containing response regulator, translating to MAFNILVVEDHLFQHQYLLELLGALGGVCIQSAFNGKEALELLESQTFDLILSDLMMPGMDGVQLVQKLSELKQKPALAFMSTATGRMMVSASLAAKSLGFKVLGQITKPVSPAALRKLLEKLVAFGSDLSATARAPEEHSAAELSHAISSGQIQPWFQPKKSLASGQIVAAEALARWNHPTLGVLLPRDFLPGIIRHDLEDALLMQFVTQTLKAQSIWRSQGYDIPVTINLPTHLLDDDDLPDRLYELVVKEGGQPSSIGFELMESSATKKLGRYFSGVCRLRFKGFGLAQDDFGKGYSSYFNLVSTPFTELKIDRSLVYGCVENENLEAALASIVTLGKKLGLNVVAEGVETPEELALLSRLHCDQAQGFLISRAVDPQRFSGLLAEPVPAGR from the coding sequence GTGGCATTTAACATTCTGGTTGTCGAAGATCACCTCTTTCAGCATCAGTACTTGCTGGAATTGCTCGGCGCCCTTGGCGGCGTGTGCATCCAGTCGGCCTTCAATGGCAAGGAGGCGCTGGAACTGCTTGAAAGCCAGACCTTCGATTTGATCCTCAGCGACCTGATGATGCCGGGCATGGACGGTGTGCAGCTGGTGCAGAAACTGAGTGAACTCAAGCAAAAGCCGGCCCTGGCGTTCATGAGTACCGCCACCGGGCGCATGATGGTCAGCGCCAGCCTGGCGGCGAAAAGCCTCGGCTTCAAAGTGTTGGGGCAAATCACCAAGCCGGTGAGTCCGGCGGCCTTGCGCAAGTTGCTCGAGAAGCTGGTGGCCTTTGGTTCGGACCTGTCCGCCACTGCCAGGGCACCCGAGGAGCACAGCGCTGCCGAGCTCAGCCATGCCATCAGCTCCGGGCAGATACAGCCGTGGTTTCAGCCGAAAAAGTCCCTGGCGAGCGGGCAGATCGTGGCGGCCGAGGCGCTGGCCAGATGGAACCACCCGACCCTCGGGGTGTTGCTGCCCAGGGACTTTCTGCCCGGCATCATTCGCCATGATCTGGAGGACGCGCTGTTGATGCAGTTCGTGACGCAAACACTCAAGGCTCAATCCATCTGGCGCAGCCAGGGTTACGACATTCCCGTGACGATCAATCTGCCGACCCACCTGCTGGATGACGATGACTTGCCGGACCGTTTGTACGAGCTGGTGGTCAAGGAAGGCGGGCAGCCTTCGAGCATCGGCTTTGAGCTGATGGAAAGTTCGGCGACGAAAAAACTCGGGCGCTATTTTTCCGGTGTCTGCCGCCTTCGCTTCAAAGGCTTCGGTCTGGCCCAGGATGACTTCGGCAAGGGCTACAGCTCTTACTTCAACCTGGTGTCCACGCCGTTCACCGAGCTCAAGATCGATCGCTCGCTGGTGTATGGCTGCGTCGAGAATGAAAACCTGGAAGCGGCACTGGCGAGCATTGTGACGCTGGGTAAAAAGCTCGGGCTCAACGTGGTGGCCGAAGGGGTGGAAACCCCAGAAGAACTGGCGTTGCTCAGTCGTCTGCATTGCGATCAGGCACAAGGCTTCCTTATTTCCAGGGCGGTCGATCCCCAGCGGTTTTCCGGTCTGTTGGCCGAACCTGTCCCTGCCGGTCGTTGA
- a CDS encoding hybrid sensor histidine kinase/response regulator has product MLLSTGLLLSLGLVFLLVVTNIRAVALLLDSEQEKANSHFAHVMDNVREQEGFLQAIAARFAAPTDELSRAPASLSQTLQLSETGMRIVDVTESTFSLPFTITLPDGQSEQAQSSVLTLGWHLTSYYSWFWAQSNFLSPQVFVFSPESAGSIAVPAIGRFRNDYLLTRQNYSTITGDLARQTMKDRARLEDFKVHWTRPGLKRPDVDLQVVAFVAGPLPPRQIRRDSGMDHLVVASLFDLGQLSESTPGSDLPFHGRFTLIAPDGEALTGQLEMPVQPAGFSWSANGLVISTVNDSIGNEHWAAQYFVDYGALARWVALPVLRLLGLSLLLFFCFRWLYHLYRTRIVMPARHAQAQLVESQAFNQAIIESAPAGLVVVRQSDGKVVIENPRAQKNPAVSQAIVKTLRKPGVSVDGDACMALQGRYYLVSYSSTRYQEQDVLLCAYSDVTEHQQRTVALYQAKRAADKANEAKTIFLATMSHEIRTPLYGVLGTLELLGLTALDKRQHEYLHTMQTSSSTVLQIISDVLDVAKIEAGQLTLEPVFFSPLDLIEDVVCAHIAVARSRGLQIYACIDPDIPDRLQGDEVKIGQILNNLLSNAIKFTHIGRVVLRCRVLKDDGPELTLEFQVADTGIGITPEQQTHIFQPFYQAHTSNLISGTGLGLSICSRFVEMMGGAITVISEQGLGSSFTVSLPFARPDTSRTSAGDIALNGRQVQVRAPVRELADNVCAWLSRWGASATVISARPNGLLSDVLLVDVLGGSELPLSWNGSRLVCDYEGPQVPEVDEGVFRVSAHHIRAIAAGVQMAADGAGSRRSPPTGDTLSMLNLHVLVAEDNLINQAILKEQLEALGCSVVVAGNGLQAVQIWEQDRFDVVLSDVNMPVLNGYELARTIRAKDGDLPIIGITANALRDEGERCQAAGMNAWMVKPLSLADLLGSLAPLKGANNTDNTLLVSCAPLMEQEASRPAIVLSDAMRRLFHSTMEKDMEAIRSAVAKGAQADAVQVLHSVSGALAVVRADELSTLFGQLEHKVRGQAFDPALIAEIDLALTRLCDVLKSI; this is encoded by the coding sequence ATGCTCCTGAGCACCGGCCTGCTGTTGTCCCTGGGACTGGTTTTCCTGCTGGTGGTGACCAATATCCGGGCGGTCGCGCTGTTGCTCGACAGCGAACAGGAAAAGGCCAACTCGCATTTCGCCCATGTGATGGACAACGTTCGCGAGCAGGAGGGTTTTCTGCAAGCGATCGCCGCGAGGTTCGCGGCACCCACCGATGAATTGTCGAGGGCTCCGGCCAGTCTCAGCCAGACACTGCAGCTGAGCGAAACCGGCATGCGCATCGTCGATGTCACCGAGAGCACCTTTTCGCTGCCCTTCACCATCACCTTGCCAGATGGTCAATCGGAGCAGGCGCAGAGTTCGGTATTGACCCTGGGCTGGCACCTGACCAGCTACTACAGCTGGTTCTGGGCGCAATCGAACTTCCTTTCGCCGCAAGTCTTCGTTTTCAGCCCGGAAAGCGCTGGCAGTATCGCCGTGCCTGCCATTGGCCGGTTTCGCAACGACTATCTGCTGACCCGGCAGAACTACAGCACGATCACCGGGGACCTGGCCCGGCAGACCATGAAGGACCGCGCCCGGCTGGAAGACTTCAAGGTGCACTGGACCCGGCCCGGCCTGAAGCGGCCCGATGTCGATCTGCAGGTGGTGGCGTTTGTCGCGGGCCCGCTGCCGCCCAGGCAAATCCGCAGGGACAGCGGCATGGATCATCTGGTGGTGGCATCGTTGTTCGATCTTGGCCAGTTGAGCGAAAGCACGCCGGGTTCGGACTTGCCGTTTCATGGCCGGTTCACCCTGATCGCCCCCGATGGCGAGGCGTTGACCGGGCAGCTGGAAATGCCTGTGCAACCGGCGGGTTTTTCCTGGTCCGCCAACGGTCTGGTGATTTCCACCGTCAATGACTCCATCGGCAATGAACACTGGGCGGCCCAGTACTTCGTCGATTACGGCGCGCTGGCGCGCTGGGTGGCGTTGCCCGTGCTGCGTTTGCTGGGGTTGTCGCTGTTGCTGTTTTTCTGCTTTCGCTGGCTCTATCACCTGTACCGCACGCGCATCGTCATGCCGGCCCGGCATGCCCAGGCGCAACTGGTGGAAAGCCAGGCCTTCAACCAGGCGATCATCGAAAGTGCGCCCGCCGGCCTGGTGGTGGTTCGTCAGTCCGACGGCAAGGTCGTCATCGAGAACCCGCGCGCGCAAAAGAATCCGGCGGTGTCCCAGGCGATCGTCAAAACCCTGCGCAAACCCGGTGTGTCGGTAGACGGCGATGCCTGCATGGCCCTTCAGGGGCGTTATTACCTGGTGAGCTATTCGTCGACGCGTTATCAGGAGCAGGACGTCCTGCTGTGTGCCTACTCCGATGTCACCGAGCACCAGCAACGCACAGTCGCGCTTTATCAGGCCAAGCGCGCGGCCGACAAGGCCAACGAAGCCAAGACCATCTTCCTGGCGACCATGAGCCACGAGATTCGCACGCCCCTCTACGGCGTGTTGGGCACCCTTGAGCTGCTGGGCCTGACTGCGCTGGACAAGCGCCAGCATGAGTATCTGCACACCATGCAAACGTCCTCGTCGACGGTCCTGCAAATCATCAGCGATGTGCTGGATGTGGCCAAGATCGAGGCCGGGCAGCTGACGCTGGAGCCGGTGTTCTTCAGCCCGCTGGATCTGATTGAAGACGTCGTCTGCGCACACATTGCCGTTGCCCGCTCCAGGGGCTTGCAGATCTATGCCTGTATCGACCCGGACATTCCGGACCGGCTGCAGGGCGATGAGGTCAAGATCGGTCAGATTCTCAATAACCTGCTCAGCAATGCGATCAAGTTCACCCATATCGGGCGTGTCGTGCTGCGCTGCCGTGTCCTGAAGGACGATGGGCCGGAGCTGACACTGGAGTTTCAGGTGGCGGACACCGGTATTGGCATCACCCCGGAGCAACAGACGCATATTTTCCAGCCGTTCTACCAGGCCCATACAAGCAACCTGATCAGCGGCACCGGCCTCGGTCTGTCGATTTGCAGCCGGTTTGTCGAAATGATGGGCGGGGCAATTACCGTCATCAGCGAACAGGGGTTGGGCAGCAGTTTCACCGTCAGCCTGCCTTTCGCGCGGCCTGATACCAGCCGGACCAGCGCTGGCGACATCGCGCTCAATGGGCGGCAGGTCCAGGTTCGCGCGCCGGTGCGTGAACTGGCCGACAACGTCTGCGCCTGGCTGAGCCGGTGGGGTGCCAGTGCGACGGTCATTTCCGCCAGACCCAACGGCCTGCTGTCCGATGTGCTGCTGGTGGATGTGCTGGGGGGCAGTGAATTGCCCCTCAGCTGGAACGGCAGCCGGCTGGTCTGCGATTACGAAGGGCCGCAGGTGCCCGAAGTCGATGAGGGTGTTTTCAGGGTCAGCGCCCATCACATCCGGGCCATTGCCGCAGGCGTGCAGATGGCAGCCGATGGGGCCGGCAGTCGCCGTTCGCCGCCAACCGGCGACACGCTGTCGATGCTGAACCTGCATGTGCTGGTGGCCGAGGACAACCTGATCAATCAGGCTATCCTCAAGGAGCAACTGGAGGCGCTGGGCTGCAGTGTCGTCGTCGCCGGCAACGGTCTGCAAGCGGTGCAAATCTGGGAGCAGGACCGCTTCGACGTCGTGTTGAGCGATGTGAACATGCCCGTACTCAACGGCTATGAACTCGCCCGGACGATACGCGCCAAAGATGGAGACCTGCCGATCATCGGCATTACCGCCAACGCGTTGCGTGACGAGGGCGAGCGCTGCCAGGCCGCGGGCATGAACGCCTGGATGGTCAAGCCCCTGAGTCTGGCCGATCTGCTCGGCAGCCTGGCGCCCCTGAAAGGGGCCAACAATACCGACAACACGTTATTGGTCAGCTGCGCACCTTTGATGGAGCAGGAGGCCAGCCGGCCTGCCATTGTGCTGTCGGACGCCATGCGCCGCCTGTTCCACAGCACCATGGAAAAGGACATGGAGGCCATCCGCTCGGCGGTGGCCAAGGGTGCGCAAGCCGATGCCGTCCAGGTACTGCACTCTGTGAGCGGTGCGCTGGCGGTGGTGCGCGCCGACGAGTTGTCGACGCTATTCGGGCAGCTGGAACACAAGGTGCGCGGGCAGGCGTTCGATCCGGCCTTGATCGCTGAAATCGACCTGGCGCTGACCCGGCTATGCGATGTGCTCAAATCAATTTAA
- a CDS encoding response regulator — translation MNTQKITVVIADDHPIVLLGVRELVERDERFEVIGEAVSSSDLIKLLNDRVPDIVITDYNMPENSIYGDGLKLIQYLVRHFPSSQILVLTMVSNSLILSRLYDLGVAGVVQKSQLHAEIQRALDALSQKRVYKTLEVKKTSVIEDNRQVDERLALLSIRELEILRLFVSGMSLRDIALDQNRSAKTISTQKVAAMRKLEVETDQELITYCLAANLFK, via the coding sequence ATGAACACGCAAAAGATCACTGTAGTCATCGCCGACGATCACCCCATTGTATTGCTGGGCGTGCGCGAGCTTGTCGAGCGAGACGAGCGCTTCGAGGTGATAGGGGAGGCGGTCAGTTCCAGCGATTTGATCAAACTGCTGAACGATCGGGTGCCGGACATCGTCATCACCGATTACAACATGCCCGAGAACTCCATCTACGGCGATGGACTGAAGTTGATCCAGTATCTGGTCCGTCATTTTCCGTCGTCGCAGATACTGGTGCTGACAATGGTCTCCAACAGCCTGATTCTTTCCCGGCTTTACGATCTGGGCGTTGCCGGGGTGGTGCAGAAGAGTCAGTTGCACGCCGAAATCCAGCGAGCCCTGGATGCCCTGAGCCAGAAGCGCGTCTACAAGACCCTGGAAGTGAAGAAGACTTCGGTGATCGAGGACAACCGTCAGGTGGATGAGCGCTTGGCGCTGTTGTCCATTCGTGAACTGGAGATCCTGCGCTTGTTCGTGTCCGGCATGAGTCTGCGTGACATTGCGCTGGATCAGAACCGCAGCGCCAAGACCATCAGTACCCAGAAAGTGGCGGCCATGCGCAAACTGGAAGTCGAGACTGATCAGGAACTGATTACCTATTGTCTGGCGGCCAATCTGTTCAAGTAG
- a CDS encoding diguanylate cyclase domain-containing protein — protein MRTYLIRKTNARVYVVIACCVVVVSALILGGLLTVRQLDSYIRVMYYGNAAPIGHLANIRAMQANVRRLQWRIFATRDPIHADGFIREINAELSNIARQWQLYYPEGVSSPGEKRIAEQLREQLPVAAAVIWESHRRLKSDGYDQVMSWYQDKIPFLDELDRLLAQDIEANIRQASQFANLSQVIFHRILWIAGALLVLGVIGGVGGLVVSLRWRRQRDKAEIKSREHLWLVDQVFNSTRDGVIITDRSGCITKVNPAFTRMTGYTEAEVLGRNPSLWSSGRQTMDFYTEMWRSLLDLGHWEGKVWNRKKSGDLYLESLSITAIPGLNESELNFAAVCSDITKQHAELEFQGYLATHDPLTGLPNRLLFVERLTQAIARGHRAGSRVAVLFLDLDHFKEINDRLGHGVGDSTLTTVAMRLKSCLREVDTVARLGGDEFAMVLEDIHEIEQVTPIARKLLISVGEPIVVDGHRVSVTHSIGVSIYPDHGDCPKQLVKLADEAMYEAKNAGKNAVRFCGAPCGSEPARDGGVSGAIDAECAGPIASRLAPTGERVSL, from the coding sequence GTGCGCACTTATTTGATCCGGAAAACCAATGCAAGGGTGTATGTCGTCATCGCCTGCTGTGTTGTTGTGGTATCGGCGCTGATCCTGGGGGGGCTGTTAACGGTCAGGCAGCTGGATAGCTATATCCGGGTCATGTATTACGGCAATGCGGCGCCGATAGGGCACCTGGCCAATATTCGGGCGATGCAGGCCAATGTGCGGCGCTTGCAGTGGCGTATTTTCGCGACTCGCGATCCGATCCATGCCGATGGGTTCATCAGGGAAATCAACGCAGAGCTGAGCAACATCGCCAGGCAGTGGCAGCTTTATTATCCCGAGGGGGTCAGCAGTCCCGGGGAGAAACGCATCGCGGAGCAGCTGCGCGAGCAACTGCCGGTTGCCGCCGCAGTCATTTGGGAAAGCCACCGGCGACTCAAGTCTGACGGTTACGATCAGGTGATGAGTTGGTATCAGGACAAAATCCCTTTCCTCGATGAACTGGACCGCCTGCTCGCGCAAGATATCGAGGCCAACATCCGGCAGGCGTCGCAGTTCGCAAACCTTAGCCAGGTGATTTTTCACCGGATTCTGTGGATCGCCGGCGCACTGCTGGTACTGGGTGTGATCGGCGGTGTGGGTGGCCTGGTGGTGTCGTTGCGCTGGCGGCGACAGCGCGACAAGGCCGAGATCAAATCCCGCGAACATCTGTGGCTGGTGGATCAGGTGTTCAACAGCACCCGGGACGGAGTGATCATCACCGACCGATCCGGCTGCATCACCAAGGTCAATCCGGCCTTCACTCGAATGACGGGATACACCGAGGCCGAGGTGCTGGGCAGGAATCCCAGCCTGTGGAGTTCCGGTCGCCAGACCATGGATTTCTACACCGAGATGTGGCGTTCGCTGCTGGACCTGGGCCATTGGGAAGGCAAGGTGTGGAACCGCAAGAAGAGCGGCGATCTGTACCTGGAGTCGCTGTCCATCACAGCCATTCCCGGCCTCAATGAGTCGGAGCTGAATTTCGCGGCTGTCTGCAGCGACATCACCAAACAACATGCGGAACTGGAGTTCCAGGGGTATCTGGCAACCCACGACCCCTTGACCGGTCTGCCCAACCGCTTGCTGTTCGTTGAGCGGCTGACGCAAGCCATCGCCCGGGGGCATCGTGCGGGCTCAAGGGTGGCGGTGCTGTTTCTGGACCTGGATCACTTCAAGGAAATCAACGACCGGTTGGGCCATGGGGTAGGGGACAGCACGCTGACCACGGTCGCGATGCGGTTGAAAAGCTGCCTGCGGGAAGTCGATACCGTGGCGCGCCTGGGAGGCGATGAATTTGCCATGGTGCTGGAAGACATTCACGAGATTGAACAGGTCACGCCGATTGCCCGCAAGCTGCTGATATCGGTGGGCGAGCCCATTGTGGTCGATGGGCATCGGGTATCGGTCACGCATAGCATTGGCGTGAGCATCTATCCGGACCACGGCGATTGCCCGAAACAGTTGGTGAAGCTGGCAGACGAGGCGATGTACGAAGCCAAGAATGCCGGCAAGAACGCGGTGAGGTTCTGCGGTGCTCCGTGCGGG